One genomic segment of Kosmotoga arenicorallina S304 includes these proteins:
- a CDS encoding HEAT repeat domain-containing protein, translated as MTKDIKKVLDSIQSEIEGREEYNVKEMLQSPSAFIRSKAIKELSASNISVDRQQLESFLEDPSYSVRKAAVELLGKRGIDDELLVSMLDDPNETVRSTAVKYLTELGLLTEELTEKISKDPSSKVRKALVEGLIDQGAELEELKAFENDPGNDIREILKVFMGQVPLEETELLLLPKRLQKIALASAVKVKDTRAMNLLVEKVKTFNTPTLKAIAIEYLGTFPEEIAKDTLMNFVKSDDKTVSIAAVKTYGKAFGYGSELLPYAESFVRDPDEEKRIIGAQILKRLMEPSTVDLLRENLNDPSDRVRSVIIEALGNMLDYSLEEVVDRSLASTSTRLKKAALRATKKLKLTSVESGVVNILGSIKEENSLRILAVSVAGYLKYESAIPQLARIIQTPEASGKLRLAAARALARIAPQQLLELFGIS; from the coding sequence GTGACGAAAGACATAAAGAAAGTGTTGGACAGCATCCAGAGTGAAATTGAGGGAAGAGAAGAATACAACGTAAAGGAAATGCTGCAATCGCCATCGGCCTTTATACGTTCAAAAGCAATAAAGGAGCTCTCTGCCTCAAATATTTCAGTTGACCGCCAGCAGCTTGAAAGCTTCCTTGAGGATCCTTCATACAGCGTGAGAAAAGCCGCGGTAGAGTTGCTTGGAAAACGCGGGATTGATGATGAGTTACTGGTATCGATGCTAGATGACCCCAATGAGACTGTAAGATCTACAGCGGTCAAATACCTCACCGAGTTAGGTTTATTGACAGAAGAATTAACTGAAAAAATATCCAAAGATCCATCATCAAAAGTGAGGAAGGCACTTGTCGAAGGTCTTATCGACCAGGGAGCAGAGCTGGAAGAATTGAAAGCCTTTGAAAATGACCCGGGCAATGATATAAGGGAGATATTAAAGGTTTTCATGGGACAGGTCCCCCTTGAAGAAACAGAATTGCTCCTGCTTCCAAAAAGACTCCAAAAAATTGCCCTTGCTTCGGCAGTGAAGGTAAAGGATACCCGGGCAATGAATCTTCTCGTTGAAAAGGTAAAGACCTTTAACACTCCTACGCTCAAAGCAATTGCCATCGAATATCTGGGAACCTTCCCGGAAGAAATAGCTAAAGACACCCTGATGAATTTTGTGAAATCCGATGACAAAACAGTGTCAATTGCAGCAGTAAAAACCTATGGGAAGGCCTTTGGTTATGGAAGCGAATTGCTTCCCTATGCTGAAAGCTTCGTCCGGGATCCTGATGAAGAGAAAAGAATAATTGGAGCCCAGATACTCAAAAGGCTCATGGAACCTTCAACAGTAGACCTGTTAAGGGAAAATCTCAACGACCCGTCTGACAGGGTGCGTTCTGTAATAATAGAGGCACTGGGAAACATGCTAGATTATTCCCTGGAAGAAGTTGTTGATAGATCATTGGCTTCTACATCAACAAGATTGAAAAAGGCTGCACTGAGAGCCACGAAAAAATTGAAATTGACGAGTGTGGAAAGCGGTGTAGTCAACATTTTAGGAAGCATAAAAGAGGAAAATTCCCTCCGCATTCTTGCGGTCTCTGTTGCTGGTTATTTGAAATATGAGTCAGCAATACCTCAACTTGCAAGAATTATACAAACCCCGGAAGCATCCGGTAAGCTTAGACTGGCGGCTGCCAGGGCTCTGGCGCGCATTGCTCCGCAGCAATTGCTAGAACTCTTCGGTATCAGTTGA